The proteins below come from a single Cylindrospermopsis raciborskii Cr2010 genomic window:
- a CDS encoding metal-sensing transcriptional repressor, whose translation MNPLNTLADDFSQDIHTHHHNHDHQQHPGHNSGLVGPGHPHVHTEESLRRIVNRISRIEGHIRGIKTMVQQNSPCPEVLLQIAAVRGALDKVARIVLDEHLTECISRAAQNGNIDAEMEQLKAALDRFFH comes from the coding sequence ATGAACCCGTTAAATACGTTAGCTGATGATTTTTCCCAGGATATACATACTCACCATCATAACCATGACCATCAACAACATCCAGGTCACAATTCGGGGTTGGTGGGACCAGGTCATCCTCATGTTCATACGGAAGAATCACTAAGACGAATTGTCAACCGAATATCCCGCATAGAGGGACACATTCGCGGTATTAAAACCATGGTGCAACAGAATAGCCCCTGTCCGGAGGTATTATTACAAATAGCTGCGGTTCGAGGTGCATTAGATAAAGTTGCTCGCATCGTCCTGGATGAACATTTAACCGAATGTATTAGCCGAGCTGCCCAAAATGGTAACATTGATGCGGAAATGGAGCAACTAAAAGCTGCTTTAGACCGCTTCTTTCATTAG
- the hppD gene encoding 4-hydroxyphenylpyruvate dioxygenase — MMQIDHVHFYVENAHRWRDWFVNNLGFQQVPHRGTFFDLINHQKLRDTDTQVVRSGNVCFLISSPLLETSPVTNFLCHHPPGVADVAFLVEDIETVIARVISHGGILLKPIQKTQFGKCCQIKGWGNLTHSLIESTRRLIIHQDSFLDVDHVVLNVESGDLATAATWYENILEFKPQQSFNIHTGISGLNSQVMISGNGKVKLPINQPTSNNSQIQEFLHFNRGSGVQHIALSTTNIVQAIARFRAAGVTFLSIPQSYYSQLDQRFQSVLSPSEFQAIAQQEILIDSQGSTNGLLLQIFTQPIFNEPTFFLEFIERRSHPSGFGEGNFRALFTAMENEQIKRGFVSS; from the coding sequence ATGATGCAAATTGATCATGTTCACTTTTATGTAGAAAATGCCCACAGGTGGCGAGATTGGTTTGTCAACAATTTAGGTTTTCAACAAGTTCCCCACAGGGGAACTTTTTTCGATTTGATAAATCACCAAAAATTGCGTGATACTGATACCCAAGTGGTGAGAAGTGGTAATGTTTGTTTTTTAATTTCTTCGCCATTATTGGAAACTAGTCCTGTAACAAATTTTTTATGTCATCATCCCCCTGGTGTAGCAGACGTAGCTTTTCTTGTAGAGGATATAGAAACAGTTATAGCAAGGGTGATTAGTCATGGTGGCATACTTTTAAAACCTATTCAAAAAACTCAATTTGGTAAATGTTGCCAAATAAAAGGTTGGGGAAATTTAACTCATTCATTAATTGAGTCAACCAGGAGATTAATTATCCACCAGGATAGTTTTCTCGATGTGGACCATGTAGTGTTAAATGTGGAATCTGGAGATTTGGCAACCGCAGCTACATGGTATGAAAATATTTTGGAATTTAAACCCCAACAAAGTTTTAATATCCACACAGGAATTTCAGGACTAAATAGTCAAGTCATGATCTCCGGTAATGGAAAAGTTAAATTACCTATAAATCAACCAACATCTAATAATTCTCAAATCCAGGAGTTTTTACATTTCAATCGTGGTTCCGGTGTGCAACACATCGCCCTAAGTACCACAAATATTGTCCAGGCGATCGCCCGCTTTCGTGCTGCTGGTGTCACCTTTCTTTCCATACCTCAAAGTTATTACTCACAACTAGATCAGCGGTTCCAATCTGTTTTGTCTCCCTCAGAATTTCAGGCGATCGCCCAGCAAGAGATTTTGATTGATTCTCAGGGATCTACAAATGGCTTATTGTTGCAGATCTTTACCCAGCCAATTTTTAACGAACCGACGTTTTTTCTGGAATTTATTGAACGTCGTTCCCATCCTTCTGGTTTTGGTGAAGGTAATTTTCGCGCCCTGTTTACCGCTATGGAGAATGAGCAGATTAAACGTGGTTTCGTTAGCAGTTAA
- a CDS encoding SDR family oxidoreductase, giving the protein MQDQVQNRLKDQVIVIVGATGGIGSALTRKLASTGARLVLSSRDGIRLQNLVSDLSSESLVVPTDITQPEQVEALIQTTIANFGKIDVLVNAAGLGILKAYNNIQPEELNRILDLNLKGCFYTCQAAAKEMQKRKFGHICNVVGILGKHSMPMAAAYSASKFGVVGFSKSMAEELKRFGVKFTLFYFGGIDSPFWDHVSMKVDRTKMLSCETAANAIFYALSLEPQAVPMEINIQPDSHLFF; this is encoded by the coding sequence ATGCAGGATCAAGTTCAGAATCGACTCAAGGATCAAGTTATAGTCATCGTTGGTGCTACTGGTGGTATTGGTTCAGCTTTAACCCGTAAATTAGCATCTACTGGAGCAAGGTTGGTCCTATCTAGTAGGGATGGGATAAGGTTACAAAACCTGGTGAGCGATTTATCATCGGAATCACTGGTAGTACCAACGGATATTACTCAACCAGAACAGGTCGAAGCACTAATACAAACAACCATAGCCAATTTTGGTAAAATTGATGTTTTGGTCAATGCAGCAGGACTAGGAATTCTTAAAGCATATAATAACATACAACCGGAGGAGTTAAATCGAATTCTGGATTTGAACTTGAAGGGTTGTTTCTATACTTGTCAAGCAGCTGCCAAGGAAATGCAAAAACGTAAATTTGGTCATATTTGTAATGTAGTAGGTATATTAGGTAAACATTCAATGCCCATGGCAGCGGCTTACTCTGCTTCCAAATTTGGTGTGGTGGGATTTAGCAAGTCCATGGCGGAAGAATTAAAGCGATTTGGTGTCAAGTTTACATTGTTTTATTTTGGTGGGATAGATTCTCCTTTTTGGGATCATGTCAGCATGAAGGTAGATAGAACAAAAATGTTAAGTTGTGAAACCGCAGCCAATGCAATTTTTTATGCTTTATCATTAGAACCTCAAGCAGTACCAATGGAAATTAATATTCAACCTGATAGTCATTTATTTTTCTAG
- a CDS encoding HAD family hydrolase translates to MLRLITDFDGPIMDVSERYYRVYLLCLQKTKYPSQVIHKLTKEEFWQFKRSHTAEKQIAFKSGLDAEQAQEFAKIRKETVHTEPYFDYDIMVPGALEALVKVKEAGIDLVVMTMRRVRELNYAFDKFNLDKFFPEDRRYCLSNDYIKTRDIEDKPLLMAKAIKELPPATEIWMVGDTEADITAAKKHAVKMIGVESGIRDRTQLELYQPDFILEDLKAAVNFINQS, encoded by the coding sequence ATGTTGAGACTAATCACTGATTTTGACGGACCAATTATGGATGTTTCTGAACGATACTATCGAGTGTACTTGTTGTGTTTACAGAAAACTAAGTACCCATCCCAGGTCATTCATAAACTAACAAAAGAAGAATTTTGGCAATTCAAGCGATCGCATACTGCTGAAAAACAAATAGCCTTTAAATCTGGACTGGATGCAGAACAAGCACAGGAGTTTGCTAAAATTCGCAAAGAAACCGTACATACAGAGCCTTATTTTGACTATGATATAATGGTTCCTGGAGCTTTAGAAGCTTTAGTTAAGGTAAAGGAAGCAGGAATTGACTTAGTAGTGATGACCATGCGACGGGTAAGGGAATTAAACTATGCTTTTGACAAGTTTAATTTAGACAAATTTTTTCCAGAAGATCGCCGTTATTGTCTGAGTAACGACTATATAAAAACCCGTGACATTGAAGATAAGCCATTGTTAATGGCTAAAGCGATCAAAGAACTTCCTCCTGCTACTGAAATCTGGATGGTGGGGGATACAGAAGCAGACATTACAGCAGCTAAGAAACATGCTGTCAAGATGATTGGGGTAGAGAGTGGAATTCGAGATCGGACTCAATTAGAACTCTATCAACCAGATTTCATCTTGGAAGATTTAAAAGCTGCTGTTAATTTCATCAATCAGTCTTGA
- the argS gene encoding arginine--tRNA ligase, whose protein sequence is MNATQQKLKLKLQQALVARFGEDYMQVDPILVAASNPKFGDFQANVALSLSKKLGMQPRAIATSIVEELDVSDMCEVPEIAGPGFINLKLQTSYLESQLNAIKTDPRLGVTRVDQPEKQIVDFSSPNIAKEMHVGHLRSTIIGDCIARILEFRGHQVLRLNHVGDWGTQFGMLIAYLREVYPQALTTANVLNIGDLVSFYRQAKQRFDADATFQERARQEVVKLQAGAEDTTHAWKLLCAQSRKEFQTIYDLLDIKIIERGESFYNPFLSKIVEDLETAGLVEENQGAKCVFLEGFTNREGEALPLIVQKSDGGYNYATTDLAALLYRIREDQAKRIIYVTDAGQANHFAQFFQVAQKAGWIPADVELVHIPFGLVLGEDGKKFKTRSGDTVRLKDLLDEAVFRARTDLEARLQQEGRQETPEFIQNVAQTVGISAVKYADLSQNRTSSYVFSYDKMLSLKGNTAPYMLYAYVRTQGISREGKIDFENLAPDAKIILQEETELALAKNLLQLDEILYQVEQDLLPNRLCDYLYNLSEKFNKFYDRCPVLKAEDPIRTSRLMLCYLTAKTLRLGLNLLGIKVIERI, encoded by the coding sequence ATGAACGCTACACAACAAAAACTGAAACTGAAACTACAGCAAGCATTAGTGGCTAGATTTGGGGAAGATTATATGCAGGTAGATCCCATTTTAGTAGCAGCAAGTAATCCTAAATTTGGTGATTTTCAGGCCAATGTGGCATTATCCCTGAGTAAAAAATTGGGAATGCAGCCCAGGGCTATTGCTACATCCATAGTAGAGGAATTAGACGTATCAGATATGTGTGAAGTACCAGAAATTGCTGGACCTGGATTCATTAATCTAAAATTACAAACATCCTATTTAGAATCACAACTGAATGCCATTAAAACAGATCCCCGTTTAGGAGTTACTAGAGTGGATCAACCTGAAAAGCAGATAGTTGATTTTTCCAGTCCAAACATAGCTAAAGAAATGCACGTTGGACATTTGCGTTCCACCATTATTGGTGATTGTATTGCCAGAATTTTAGAGTTTCGTGGTCATCAGGTATTAAGACTAAATCATGTAGGTGATTGGGGGACACAATTTGGCATGTTAATTGCCTATTTACGTGAGGTGTATCCACAAGCGCTTACCACTGCCAATGTTCTAAATATAGGAGATTTAGTCAGTTTTTATCGTCAAGCCAAGCAGAGATTTGATGCAGATGCAACTTTTCAAGAAAGAGCACGTCAAGAGGTAGTTAAACTACAAGCGGGAGCAGAAGATACAACTCATGCATGGAAGTTATTGTGTGCACAATCACGTAAAGAATTTCAGACAATTTACGACCTGTTAGATATTAAAATAATTGAAAGAGGAGAATCATTTTATAATCCCTTTCTATCAAAAATAGTGGAGGATTTAGAAACAGCAGGACTCGTAGAAGAAAATCAAGGAGCAAAATGCGTTTTCCTGGAAGGATTTACCAATAGAGAAGGGGAAGCACTACCATTAATCGTACAGAAATCAGATGGTGGTTATAACTACGCGACAACAGATTTAGCAGCATTACTTTACCGTATTCGGGAAGATCAAGCTAAAAGGATAATTTACGTCACCGATGCGGGACAAGCAAATCACTTTGCCCAATTTTTTCAAGTTGCTCAAAAAGCTGGGTGGATACCCGCTGATGTAGAATTGGTTCACATTCCCTTTGGGTTAGTCTTGGGTGAAGATGGCAAAAAATTCAAAACCCGTTCTGGAGACACGGTAAGATTAAAAGACCTATTGGATGAAGCAGTTTTCCGCGCTCGCACAGATTTAGAAGCTAGATTACAACAAGAAGGTAGACAAGAAACCCCGGAATTTATCCAGAACGTGGCTCAAACAGTTGGAATAAGCGCGGTAAAATATGCAGACTTGAGTCAAAATCGTACCAGTAGCTATGTTTTTAGTTATGATAAGATGCTTTCTTTAAAAGGCAATACAGCACCATATATGCTATATGCTTATGTGCGAACTCAGGGTATTAGTCGAGAAGGTAAAATTGACTTTGAAAATTTGGCTCCCGATGCCAAAATTATTCTTCAAGAAGAGACAGAGTTAGCCCTAGCCAAGAATTTATTACAATTAGATGAGATTCTTTACCAGGTAGAGCAGGATTTATTGCCCAATCGTCTATGTGATTATTTGTATAATCTCAGCGAAAAATTTAATAAGTTCTATGACAGGTGTCCAGTGCTTAAAGCAGAAGACCCAATTAGAACTTCCAGATTGATGTTATGCTACCTAACAGCAAAAACCCTGCGACTGGGACTGAATTTACTAGGAATTAAGGTGATTGAAAGAATCTAA
- a CDS encoding FAD-binding domain-containing protein, translating to MSDLILFWHRRDLRTSDNTGLGVAREKTKKVVGVFCLDPNILGQDDIAPARITYMIGCLKSLESLYLQAGSQLLILHDNPVRAIPNLAEALEAKAVFWNWDVEPYAQIRDRDVTLALKTRGIETLEKNWDQLLHSPDTILSGAGTPYTVYTPFWKKWHSQPKVEPIEILANCENLTAREEEIAEKSGVIKLPTARDLGFIWSGELILEPGEVAAWERLTDFLDCAIDEYEEKRNYPAIDGTSLLSPALKFGVIGIRTIWQKTQELLAISNSQEFSNGIITWQKELAWREFYQHAMYHFPELAEGAYRDVFKNFPWSDNQEHFQAWCEGKTGYPIVDAAMRQLNETGWMHNRCRMIVASFLTKDLIINPQWGEKYFMQKLIDGDLSANNGGWQWSASSGMDPKPLRIFNPSSQAQKFDSDGEYIRHWVGELASVETEYLIGGNITPLERQSVGYPASIVDHKKQQALFKQLYQQQKVAFG from the coding sequence ATGTCAGATTTAATTTTATTTTGGCATCGCCGAGACTTACGTACTTCTGACAATACGGGACTAGGAGTTGCCAGGGAAAAAACCAAAAAAGTAGTAGGTGTTTTCTGCTTAGACCCTAACATATTAGGACAGGATGATATAGCACCTGCTAGAATAACCTACATGATTGGCTGTTTGAAATCATTAGAGAGTCTATATTTACAAGCTGGCAGCCAGTTACTAATTTTACATGATAATCCGGTGAGAGCCATTCCCAATTTAGCTGAAGCACTGGAAGCGAAGGCAGTTTTTTGGAATTGGGATGTGGAACCCTATGCACAAATACGAGATCGGGATGTAACTCTGGCACTAAAAACCAGAGGTATTGAAACCTTAGAGAAAAATTGGGATCAATTACTGCATTCACCGGACACAATTCTCAGTGGTGCGGGGACACCCTATACAGTTTATACTCCCTTTTGGAAAAAGTGGCATAGTCAACCAAAAGTGGAACCAATAGAAATCTTAGCCAACTGTGAGAACTTAACAGCTAGAGAAGAGGAAATAGCTGAAAAATCAGGGGTAATTAAATTGCCCACTGCCAGAGATTTAGGTTTTATCTGGAGTGGGGAACTAATACTTGAACCGGGGGAAGTAGCAGCTTGGGAAAGACTAACAGATTTTCTGGATTGTGCTATTGATGAATATGAAGAAAAGAGAAACTATCCGGCTATTGATGGCACATCTTTGTTAAGTCCCGCCCTGAAATTTGGGGTAATTGGAATTAGGACTATCTGGCAAAAAACTCAGGAGTTATTAGCCATAAGCAACAGTCAAGAGTTTAGTAATGGTATTATCACTTGGCAAAAAGAATTAGCCTGGCGGGAATTTTATCAGCATGCCATGTACCACTTTCCTGAATTAGCTGAAGGCGCCTATAGGGATGTTTTTAAAAACTTTCCCTGGTCTGATAACCAAGAGCATTTTCAGGCTTGGTGTGAAGGAAAAACTGGTTATCCGATTGTGGATGCTGCTATGCGACAATTAAATGAGACTGGTTGGATGCACAATAGGTGTAGAATGATAGTAGCCAGTTTTTTAACTAAGGATTTAATTATTAATCCTCAGTGGGGGGAGAAGTATTTTATGCAGAAACTCATTGATGGTGATTTATCTGCTAATAATGGAGGATGGCAATGGAGCGCATCTAGCGGAATGGATCCTAAACCATTAAGAATTTTTAACCCGTCTAGCCAAGCACAAAAATTTGATAGCGATGGGGAATATATTAGACACTGGGTAGGGGAATTGGCATCTGTGGAGACGGAATATTTAATTGGTGGTAATATAACACCCTTGGAACGCCAAAGTGTTGGTTATCCTGCATCTATTGTAGACCATAAAAAACAGCAAGCTCTATTTAAACAATTGTATCAACAGCAAAAAGTGGCTTTTGGTTAG
- a CDS encoding HhoA/HhoB/HtrA family serine endopeptidase, which yields MMRFPKVRHSPITSRVVAMFMGLMLMVSSLLVSPSQAQSVPAVTDAIGKSSFVTAAVNRVGPAVVRIDTEKTISRPVDPIMEDPFFRRFFGDTFPPMSPTEQLRGLGSGFIIDKSGLVLTNAHVVDQADKVTVRLKDGRTFEGKVQGIDEVTDLAVVKVNAGKDLPVAALGSSNNVQVGDWAIAVGNPLGFDNTVTLGIVSTLKRSSAQVGISDKRLDFIQTDAAINPGNSGGPLLNAEGEVIGINTAIRADAMGIGFAIPIDKAKVIAAELQKNGKVAHPYLGVQMITLTPQLSRQNNTDPNSTFELPEVNGVLVMRVVPNSPAAEGGVRRGDVIVAIDDQPISNAEQLQQVVEDSRLGQILRVKVQRGNKTQNLSVTTAELQNIS from the coding sequence ATGATGCGATTTCCTAAAGTTCGTCATTCCCCAATTACCTCTCGTGTGGTAGCAATGTTCATGGGCTTGATGTTAATGGTTTCCAGTCTGTTAGTTTCACCCTCCCAAGCACAATCGGTACCTGCTGTAACTGATGCAATTGGTAAAAGCAGTTTTGTGACTGCCGCAGTTAATCGCGTCGGGCCTGCTGTAGTGAGAATTGACACCGAAAAAACCATTTCTCGTCCCGTTGACCCCATTATGGAAGATCCATTCTTCCGACGCTTTTTTGGTGATACCTTCCCACCCATGTCACCAACAGAGCAGTTAAGAGGTTTAGGTTCTGGTTTCATTATTGATAAGAGCGGCTTAGTATTGACCAATGCCCACGTCGTGGATCAAGCGGATAAAGTGACGGTGAGATTAAAAGATGGTAGAACTTTTGAAGGCAAAGTCCAAGGCATTGATGAAGTAACAGACTTAGCAGTAGTTAAAGTCAATGCAGGTAAGGACTTACCAGTAGCTGCATTAGGTTCTTCTAATAATGTACAAGTAGGAGATTGGGCGATCGCAGTGGGAAATCCTTTAGGATTTGATAATACAGTCACATTAGGAATTGTTAGTACCTTAAAACGTTCCAGCGCCCAGGTAGGAATCAGTGATAAAAGACTAGACTTCATTCAAACCGACGCAGCGATTAATCCTGGTAACTCTGGTGGTCCATTATTAAATGCGGAAGGGGAAGTAATTGGTATTAATACAGCTATTCGTGCTGATGCTATGGGTATAGGTTTTGCCATACCTATTGATAAAGCCAAAGTAATTGCGGCCGAATTACAAAAGAACGGTAAGGTTGCCCATCCTTATTTAGGAGTGCAGATGATTACCTTAACACCCCAATTATCTAGACAAAATAACACCGATCCCAACTCTACCTTTGAACTACCAGAAGTAAATGGGGTATTAGTAATGAGAGTTGTACCTAACTCCCCTGCTGCTGAGGGTGGAGTTCGACGTGGGGATGTGATTGTGGCGATTGATGACCAACCCATAAGTAATGCTGAACAACTACAACAGGTGGTTGAGGATAGTCGTCTAGGTCAGATTTTGCGAGTGAAAGTCCAAAGAGGTAATAAAACCCAAAATCTTTCGGTGACAACCGCTGAATTGCAAAATATTTCCTAG
- a CDS encoding thioredoxin domain-containing protein: MTNRLAKTRSLYLRKHADNPIDWWTWCNEALLMAQTEDKPIFLSIGYSSCHWCTVMEGEAFSDLAIAEYMNANFIPIKVDREERPDIDSIYMQSLQMMTGQGGWPLNAFLSPDDLVPFYAGTYFPVAPRYGRPGFLEILQAIRHYYDHQKEDFRQRKASILEALLSSTVLQNHDLDQFAHSQFHRFLKQGWETAMGVITPKQMGNSFPMIPYCQLVLQGTRFNYPSANDGLQMATQRGLDLALGGIYDHVGGGFHRYTVDATWTVPHFEKMLYDNGQIVEYLANLWSAGVEEPAFKRAVAGTVSWLEREMISPTGYFYAAQDADSFNCSTDMEPEEGAFYVWSYRELQELLSDQELLEVKEHFSLSLEGNFEGKNVLQRLSTGELSSSLELILGRLFLCRYGQTAETLTIFPPARNNHEAKTNPWHGRIPPVTDTKMIVAWNSLMISGLARASEVFQQPSYLQLAVQATRFILDHQFVDGRFHRLNYDGEPTVLAQSEDYALFIKALLDLHQADSGSSNWLEQAIALQDEFNEFLLSVELGGYFNTSSDNSQDLIIRERNFVDNATPSANGVAIANLIKLSLLTDNLYYLDLAESALKAFSTIIEKSPQSCPSLLIAIDWYRNSTLVRSSIDNIKILAGKYLPTTIFDVISKLPSNTIGLVCQGLKCLPAPANFNELLAQVQRSHNRLS; the protein is encoded by the coding sequence ATGACCAACCGTTTAGCTAAAACTAGAAGTCTTTATTTGAGGAAACACGCTGATAACCCTATTGATTGGTGGACTTGGTGTAATGAAGCATTGTTAATGGCTCAAACTGAAGATAAACCAATTTTCCTTTCCATTGGCTATTCCAGTTGTCATTGGTGCACAGTTATGGAGGGAGAAGCATTTTCTGATTTGGCAATTGCTGAATATATGAATGCCAATTTTATTCCCATTAAGGTAGATAGGGAAGAAAGACCTGATATTGATAGTATCTATATGCAGAGTCTACAGATGATGACTGGACAGGGTGGTTGGCCACTGAATGCTTTTCTCTCTCCTGATGATTTAGTCCCCTTTTATGCTGGGACCTATTTTCCTGTTGCTCCCCGCTATGGTCGTCCGGGTTTCCTGGAAATACTACAAGCTATCCGTCATTATTATGATCATCAAAAAGAGGACTTTCGTCAGCGCAAAGCATCTATTTTAGAAGCTTTACTCAGTTCTACTGTGTTGCAAAACCATGATCTGGATCAATTTGCCCATAGTCAATTCCACAGGTTTTTAAAACAAGGTTGGGAAACTGCTATGGGGGTGATTACTCCCAAACAAATGGGTAATAGTTTTCCGATGATTCCCTATTGTCAGTTGGTTTTACAAGGTACTCGCTTTAACTACCCATCTGCAAATGATGGACTGCAAATGGCTACCCAACGAGGTCTGGATCTGGCCCTGGGGGGAATTTATGACCATGTGGGTGGTGGTTTCCATCGCTATACGGTTGATGCTACCTGGACTGTGCCCCATTTTGAAAAGATGCTTTATGACAATGGTCAAATTGTTGAATATTTGGCTAATTTGTGGAGTGCAGGGGTGGAAGAACCAGCTTTTAAACGTGCAGTGGCTGGCACAGTAAGTTGGTTAGAACGGGAAATGATATCCCCTACAGGTTATTTTTATGCTGCTCAGGATGCGGATAGTTTTAACTGTTCCACTGATATGGAACCGGAAGAAGGTGCTTTCTATGTGTGGAGTTATCGGGAATTACAAGAGCTGTTAAGTGACCAAGAGTTGCTGGAAGTAAAGGAGCATTTCTCTCTAAGTTTAGAAGGTAACTTTGAGGGTAAGAATGTTTTACAGCGGTTATCTACAGGAGAACTAAGTTCAAGTCTGGAATTGATCTTGGGGAGATTATTTCTTTGCCGTTATGGTCAGACTGCTGAAACTTTGACAATTTTCCCCCCAGCACGAAATAATCATGAGGCAAAAACTAATCCTTGGCATGGTCGTATTCCACCTGTTACGGATACTAAGATGATTGTGGCGTGGAATAGTTTAATGATCTCCGGTTTGGCTAGAGCTAGTGAGGTTTTTCAACAACCTAGTTATTTACAATTGGCTGTGCAGGCTACTCGCTTTATTTTAGATCATCAGTTTGTAGATGGACGTTTTCATAGGCTTAACTATGATGGTGAACCTACTGTTTTAGCTCAGTCTGAAGACTACGCTCTATTTATTAAGGCTCTACTAGATCTACACCAAGCTGACTCTGGCAGTTCTAACTGGTTAGAACAGGCGATCGCTCTTCAAGATGAATTTAACGAATTTCTCCTGAGTGTGGAATTGGGAGGTTATTTTAACACATCCAGTGACAATAGTCAAGATTTAATTATTCGGGAGCGAAACTTTGTTGATAATGCCACACCTTCAGCTAATGGAGTGGCGATCGCCAATTTGATTAAATTATCTTTACTTACAGACAACTTATACTATTTGGATTTAGCTGAGTCAGCTTTAAAAGCATTCAGCACCATAATAGAAAAGTCTCCCCAATCTTGTCCCAGTTTATTGATAGCTATTGATTGGTATAGAAATTCCACTTTAGTTCGCAGTAGTATTGATAATATAAAAATACTAGCCGGCAAATATTTACCAACAACGATTTTTGATGTCATATCAAAATTGCCAAGTAACACTATAGGACTAGTGTGTCAAGGTTTGAAATGTTTACCAGCACCAGCAAATTTTAATGAACTATTAGCTCAAGTACAAAGGAGTCACAATAGATTGAGTTGA
- the gltX gene encoding glutamate--tRNA ligase, protein MSVRVRIAPSPTGNLHIGTARTAVFNYLFAHHQGGKFIVRIEDTDLERSRSEYTDNILQGLSWLGLTWDEGPFFQSQRLELYQLAVKKLLDQGLAYRCYTTTEELEALRELQKARNEAPRYDNRHRELSQEQEAEFVKQGRSYVIRFKIDDQRQILWNDLVRGEVSWRGSDLGGDMVIARASDDGIGQPLYNFVVVVDDIDMEITHVIRGEDHIANTAKQILLYEALGANIPEFAHTPLILNQEGRKLSKRDGVTSISDFQKMGFTAPALVNYMTLLGWSAPDSTQEIFTLEEAAKEFTFDRVNKAGAKFDWDKLDWINSQYIHNMPIEKLTDLLIPFWQDAGYSLTDGRDRPWLEQLVSLIAPSLTRLVDALPMTKIFFTNGVELTEEGRQQLEQEGVKALLKAILVALDINTITGDTAQNILKQVVKEQGVKKGLVMRSLRAALTGDVHGPDLITSWVLLNKIGLDKTRLSQALI, encoded by the coding sequence GTGTCTGTGAGAGTTCGTATAGCGCCCAGTCCTACTGGGAATTTGCATATTGGTACAGCCAGGACGGCTGTGTTTAACTATTTATTTGCCCATCATCAAGGTGGAAAGTTCATTGTACGCATTGAGGATACAGACCTAGAGAGATCTCGTTCCGAATACACTGATAATATTTTACAAGGACTAAGCTGGTTAGGATTAACTTGGGATGAAGGACCCTTTTTCCAGTCTCAAAGGTTAGAGCTATACCAGTTAGCAGTGAAAAAACTATTAGACCAAGGTTTAGCCTATCGTTGTTATACCACAACGGAAGAATTAGAAGCTCTCAGGGAACTGCAAAAAGCGAGAAATGAAGCGCCCAGATATGATAACCGTCATCGAGAATTGAGCCAAGAACAGGAAGCAGAATTTGTCAAACAAGGACGTTCATACGTAATTAGGTTTAAAATAGACGACCAGCGACAAATCCTCTGGAATGATCTAGTGAGGGGAGAAGTGAGTTGGCGTGGTAGTGACCTAGGTGGTGATATGGTCATTGCTCGTGCTAGTGATGATGGAATTGGTCAACCCCTATATAACTTTGTGGTTGTAGTAGATGACATTGATATGGAAATCACCCATGTCATTCGTGGAGAAGACCATATTGCTAATACAGCTAAACAAATTTTGTTGTATGAAGCACTGGGAGCAAACATTCCCGAATTTGCCCACACACCCCTAATTTTAAACCAAGAGGGGAGAAAACTGTCAAAACGAGATGGGGTAACCTCCATTTCAGACTTCCAGAAGATGGGTTTTACTGCACCAGCACTGGTCAATTATATGACTTTATTGGGATGGTCAGCACCGGATTCAACCCAGGAAATATTTACCTTAGAAGAAGCAGCAAAGGAATTTACCTTTGACAGGGTAAACAAAGCAGGAGCAAAATTTGACTGGGATAAACTGGACTGGATTAATAGTCAGTACATTCATAATATGCCAATAGAAAAACTAACGGATTTATTAATACCCTTTTGGCAAGATGCAGGGTATAGCTTGACCGATGGTAGGGATCGTCCCTGGTTAGAGCAGTTAGTGAGTTTAATAGCACCCAGTCTAACCCGCTTGGTGGATGCTCTACCTATGACCAAGATCTTTTTTACCAATGGGGTAGAGTTGACGGAAGAAGGGAGACAACAACTGGAGCAAGAAGGGGTAAAAGCCCTACTTAAAGCAATTTTGGTGGCTTTAGATATTAATACAATAACAGGGGACACAGCGCAAAATATCCTCAAGCAAGTAGTCAAAGAACAGGGAGTAAAAAAGGGTTTAGTTATGCGTTCCTTGAGAGCAGCTTTAACAGGGGATGTACATGGTCCGGACTTAATTACGTCCTGGGTACTGTTAAATAAGATTGGTTTGGATAAAACAAGACTGAGTCAAGCTCTAATATAA